The Primulina tabacum isolate GXHZ01 chromosome 1, ASM2559414v2, whole genome shotgun sequence genome contains the following window.
aataaaaaatgatagttttaatataaaaaaaaatattttttcatgagtaaTCTAAATTGAATATATGTCTAATAAAATTGACTTATGAGACCATCTAACAAGAGTTTTTGTATTAAATATTATCCATAACAGATTATCTAAtggtaaaattaaaaataagctTTGGTAACATATTATTATGAGGTACTCAAATATTTTGTATCAAGTAATAgtgataatatatttatataatataactgtatatatatatatataaagtcaGTATCTCTTTATACGtgcatatataatataaaatataattttaaatatataaattattttttaaaagggTAATCAAAGTATCAAAACCCCACTCATCCATTAGTCCATTACGTAACAATTctgaaaatataaatttcttcttcagaATTTGATTAGAAATAGGTACAGGCGTACAGCTATCACAGCGCGAGGCACAACTGAGAAAACAAGCAGTTGACGATGTGCTATGGCAGCGGAAGGTTGCCGTCGGAAGACGACGTCGTCGAAATTCGGCCTGTGGAAAACCAGAACAGAGCAATAGTGGAGAATCTGTTGGCCCGGCTTGCGGAGACGGAGGCGCGGCTTGAGAGAGCAAGGGCGAGGGAAGCCGAGCTGAGCAACCGGCTCGACGAGATGAAGAAGTTCGTGCGCGTTATGGAGATCATAGAGACCTACCTCAGGCGCCGATGTAGGGAGCAGCAAGACCAACTGGCTCGGCTCCGCTCTTATTCTTCAGTCTGGGTATCATCGGAGTAATCCACGCCTTTTATTTCCATTTCCAGTTTTTGGCCCCCAATTTTTCTTTCTATCTTTTCCTATTTCCTAGTAGTTCAAGAAGAAATAGTGATTGGTTAATGTTGTTTTTGCTGTAGTAAGTACTCACAACCGTGTTAATAAGTAAATTACCTTACTTTACTCACAACTGTGTTAATGAGTAACCTTACTTTTTTTGTCCGCTGTTGATTCATGGTCTGTTATTGATACATTGTTAAGCAAAAAGGCACAAAACTGATGCTTTTATTGTTATTTGGATAtgttatattt
Protein-coding sequences here:
- the LOC142527671 gene encoding protein SKIP34 yields the protein MCYGSGRLPSEDDVVEIRPVENQNRAIVENLLARLAETEARLERARAREAELSNRLDEMKKFVRVMEIIETYLRRRCREQQDQLARLRSYSSVWVSSE